From Luteococcus japonicus, one genomic window encodes:
- the pdxH gene encoding pyridoxamine 5'-phosphate oxidase, with product MDIRGMRRDYQGEALEEANSSVEPVGQFQTWFEQARKTDNLDPNAMTLATVGPDGRPSTRIVLMKSFDGAGIVFYTNYDSRKGRELQANPLAALQFHWPQLERVVRIEGMVTRVSPEESDEYFNVRPVDSRIGAWASPQSQVIPNRGVLVANAAKISAKHGIHPPRPDNWGGYRLDPDCWEFWQGRTSRLHDRLRYTRVDGGWHRDRLAP from the coding sequence ATGGACATCCGTGGAATGCGACGCGACTACCAGGGCGAGGCACTGGAGGAGGCGAACTCCTCGGTTGAGCCCGTGGGCCAGTTCCAGACCTGGTTCGAGCAGGCCCGCAAGACCGACAACCTGGACCCCAATGCCATGACCCTGGCCACGGTGGGGCCCGACGGCCGCCCGTCCACCCGGATCGTGCTGATGAAGAGCTTCGACGGGGCCGGGATCGTCTTCTACACCAACTACGACTCCCGCAAGGGCCGCGAGCTCCAGGCCAATCCGCTGGCCGCGCTGCAGTTCCACTGGCCGCAGCTGGAACGCGTGGTGCGGATCGAGGGGATGGTGACCAGGGTCAGCCCCGAGGAGTCCGACGAGTACTTCAACGTCCGGCCGGTGGACTCCCGGATCGGCGCCTGGGCCTCCCCGCAGAGCCAGGTGATCCCCAACCGCGGCGTACTGGTGGCCAATGCCGCCAAGATCTCCGCCAAGCACGGCATCCATCCGCCCCGCCCGGACAACTGGGGCGGCTACCGGCTGGACCCCGATTGCTGGGAGTTCTGGCAGGGCCGCACCTCCCGCCTGCACGACCGCTTGCGCTACACCCGGGTGGACGGCGGCTGGCACCGCGACAGGCTCGCCCCGTGA
- a CDS encoding class I SAM-dependent methyltransferase, with amino-acid sequence MHQDHAPHHPTTAAEWDERYSGEPMWSGNPNQALVDEAAALPAGRALDIGCGEGADSVWLASRGWQVTSLDISARAVERTLTAAQAAGVAVTGLAAAFSDATLPAGGFELVSAMYPVLPADGGSALDKLFGLVAPGGHLLFVHHAGMEEHDAAQEVELLFPADIAAAVRGRDGWDLVTDELRDRHVATGQGAHHAQDVVVRARRRAR; translated from the coding sequence ACCACCGCCGCCGAGTGGGACGAGCGCTATTCCGGGGAGCCGATGTGGAGCGGGAATCCCAACCAGGCCCTGGTGGACGAGGCCGCGGCACTTCCGGCCGGGCGTGCCCTGGACATCGGCTGCGGTGAGGGGGCCGACTCGGTCTGGCTGGCCTCCCGCGGATGGCAGGTCACCTCGCTGGACATCTCGGCACGCGCCGTGGAGCGCACCCTGACCGCGGCCCAGGCCGCCGGAGTGGCCGTCACGGGCCTCGCCGCGGCCTTCTCCGACGCGACGCTGCCGGCCGGTGGATTCGAGCTGGTCAGCGCCATGTACCCGGTGCTTCCGGCCGACGGTGGCTCCGCGCTGGACAAGCTCTTCGGCCTCGTGGCGCCCGGCGGACACCTGCTCTTCGTGCACCATGCCGGAATGGAGGAGCACGACGCGGCCCAGGAGGTCGAGCTGCTCTTCCCCGCCGACATCGCCGCCGCGGTGCGCGGACGCGACGGCTGGGATCTGGTCACCGACGAGCTGCGGGACCGGCACGTCGCCACCGGCCAGGGCGCCCACCACGCGCAGGACGTGGTGGTGCGCGCCCGTCGCAGGGCTCGCTGA
- a CDS encoding GNAT family N-acetyltransferase: MDMETRNRTLYREILAPTFPPDELVTEEDFVAQLTDGSLLMHVETGPDGQPVALAVAERFPGDVLLLSWLAVHPQARAGGLGRRTLTHALDRWQAELEPRMVLGEVEHPLSIPAHEDHGDPAARLRFYRRFGVRALPVAHVQPSLRPEGRPVENLMLCVFRDHGLPPGDEVETAPVRRFLADYLDALPTRRDALLSSIRTDLLPTIALDAAVDQLPNQPASPPQSLGD; encoded by the coding sequence ATGGACATGGAGACCCGCAACCGCACGCTCTACCGCGAGATCCTGGCCCCCACCTTCCCGCCCGACGAGCTGGTCACCGAGGAGGACTTCGTCGCCCAGTTGACTGACGGGAGCCTGCTGATGCACGTCGAGACCGGCCCCGACGGCCAGCCCGTCGCGCTCGCCGTCGCCGAGCGCTTTCCCGGCGACGTGCTGCTGCTGTCCTGGTTGGCCGTGCATCCGCAGGCTCGGGCCGGTGGCCTGGGCCGCCGCACCCTCACCCACGCCCTGGACCGCTGGCAGGCCGAGCTCGAGCCCCGGATGGTTCTGGGTGAGGTGGAGCACCCGCTGAGCATCCCCGCCCACGAGGACCACGGCGACCCCGCCGCCCGGCTGCGCTTCTACCGCCGCTTCGGGGTGCGGGCCCTGCCCGTCGCGCACGTCCAACCGTCGCTGCGCCCGGAAGGCAGGCCGGTGGAGAACCTGATGCTGTGCGTCTTCCGGGACCACGGTCTTCCGCCCGGTGACGAGGTGGAGACTGCCCCGGTGCGTCGCTTCCTGGCCGACTACCTGGACGCTCTTCCCACCCGCCGCGACGCGCTGCTGTCCTCGATCCGGACCGACCTGCTGCCCACCATCGCGCTGGATGCCGCCGTGGACCAGTTGCCCAACCAGCCAGCGAGTCCGCCCCAATCCTTGGGTGACTGA